A region of the Arthrobacter sp. FW306-07-I genome:
GCCGGGCCGCTTCGCCCGCTGCCGCGGCTAAGCCGGCGCAGCGGAGTACGAGCGCGCGGAGTACCGGCGCCACTTCAGTAGAGATAGACGTCCACCAGCAGGGCGGCCAGCGCGGTGAGGGCGGCGGTCGCTGCCACGCCGCGGGCTGCGTCCCGCCTGCAGGGCCCGGACATGAGGGCGATGGCGGTGCCGGCAAGGGTGAACACTCCCGTTCCCGTGTCCTGCCAGCTGATGGGGAACGGCGGAAACGGCAGGTCGTGGGAGAACAGGCCGATCGCTGCAGTCCAGTTCAGGATCGAATTCCAGGCCATGGGCATCAGGAGGGCCGCGGCTGCTGCCGTTGCCACGACCCCCACGCGCCGTTCCCTCCGCACCAGCAGGAGCAGGACCAGTGCCACGACGGCGGACAACAGGGCGCCCACGAACATCGCTTGCAGGCTCATCAAAAGCCCCCGGGGTTCATTACCCGCATACGTCCAGTCTAGGCACCGGAGGCGGGTGCGGACCCGGCGCCGGGAAGTCCTTCTATTCGGTTCCGGCCACGGAGCTGCGGCGTTCCAGGAGCAGCGTGTCCTGCCAGTGGCCCGCCTTGGGGCCGTGGTTGATCCGGGCAATCCGTTCCCGGGTTCCCACCACCCGGAAGCCCAGCTTCCGATGCAGGGCAAGGCTCGCCATGTTCTCCGGGAAAATGCTGGACTGGATGGTCCAGATTCCGGCCGCTTCCGTCGACTCAATCAGGGCGTCCAGGAGCAGCCGGCCCACGCCGCGGCCCTGTGCCTGCGGCGCAACGTAGATGGAGTGCTCCACGAGGCCCCGGTACACCTCCCGTGAAGAAACCCGGGAGACCGCGGCCCATCCCAGGACCCTGCCCGCATCTTCGGCGACGAGCCGGTGCCCAGGCAACCGCACGCCGTCGAACGCCTCCCAGGTGGGCGGCTCGCTCTCAAAGGTCGCCTCCCCCGTGGCGATGCCGGCGGCGTAGATCGCGTGGACCGCAGCCCAGTCGTCGGGGCACATGGGGCGGATGGTGACGGGACTGTCCATGCGTCCCATTATGGTGGCGCGCTGGCACCCCTCCGACCCGCGAGATGGCACTTCACGGCGATGCTCCGCGGAAGCATTGCCGTCAAGTGCCATCTCGCGCGGGGGGGGTGTGGGCGTTACGGTGCGACGGCGGTCAGCCGACGTGGACCCACGGGCGCTGGGTGACATCCGGGACGGCCTCGCGCAGCACCTCCCGGGTCACCGGCGCGATCTCTCCCTCGCCCAGGAACAGGAACCGTACCAGGTTGTTGATCGGGTTGCCCTCGGTCCAGCGGAAGTAGATGTGCGGCATGAGCCCGGTGATGTCCCTGATGTGCAGCAGGACGGAGGCGATGGTGTTGGGGACCACGGGGCCGTGGACTTCGAGGATGTGATACCCATGCCGGTTCACTCCCTTGACGTGCAGCTCGGTTTCGAAGTCCGAGGAATCATCCACCACAACCTCGAGGAACAGGGCGTCGCCGGCCAGCGGCAGGTGGCTGACCTCGATGGCGGACTCCAGCTTGTCCCGGTACGCTTCCGCGGTCATCCGCAGCGGCTCGTGCGCGATGATCGCGATGGGCCCGTCCAGGGTGCTGGACATGAACTCCAGGGCCTGCTGGTCCAGGTGCACCCGGGTGGCATGCAGCTCGAAGGAGCGGCGGATCCGGGACAGCAGCGAGATAACGATGATCCCAAGGATGAAGATGGCGGCGATCCGGATGCCCTCGGGCCGTTCGAAGATGTTGGCCACCGTGGTGTAGGCGAACACCACGGTGATGGCACCGAAACCCACCGTGAGGTTCCGCTGCCCGTGACGGCGCGCCGATAGCGTGACGGCCACGGCGGCGGAGGTCATCAGCACCAGGACGCCGGTGGCGTAGGCACCGCCCTGGGCATCGACGTCGGCCTTGAAGATGAAGGTGATCAGGAAGCCGACCAGGGTGAAGACGAGCACCAAAGGCCGGACGGCCTTGGCCCAGGCCGGAGCCATGCCGTACCGCGGCAGGTAGCGGGGGACGAGGTTCAGCAGGCCGGCCATCGCCGACGCACCGGCGAACCAGAGGATGGCGATGGTGCTGATGTCATAAACGCTGCCGAACCCCACACCGAGGTATTCGTGCGCCAGGAAGGCCAGGGCACGGCCGTTCGCCTGGCCACCGGGCTGGAATTCCTGTTCCGGGATCAGGACAACCGTAATGAAGCTGGTGGTCAGCAGGAAGGCGCTCATGATCACGGCGGCGGTGGTGAGCATGCGGCGGGTACCCCGGATGCGGCCGGCCGGATTTTCCTCGGTGTCGTCC
Encoded here:
- a CDS encoding GNAT family N-acetyltransferase; amino-acid sequence: MDSPVTIRPMCPDDWAAVHAIYAAGIATGEATFESEPPTWEAFDGVRLPGHRLVAEDAGRVLGWAAVSRVSSREVYRGLVEHSIYVAPQAQGRGVGRLLLDALIESTEAAGIWTIQSSIFPENMASLALHRKLGFRVVGTRERIARINHGPKAGHWQDTLLLERRSSVAGTE
- a CDS encoding amino acid transporter, with the translated sequence MTTLSRPPADPSAHHAHGRKTFQGWLLFGLQDSKGAHPGPGGVPTQHEKKHTWWQVMCLTGVDYFSTLGYQPAIAALAAGVISPLATLVLVAVTLLGALPVYRRVAGESPRGEGSIAMLERLLPRWGGKLLVLVLLGFAATDFMITMTLSAADATAHLLGNPVAPGWLQGQNVPVTLFLLALLAAVFLRGFKEAIGIAVVLVVFYLGLNAIVVAVTFVQVLSHPAAMGDWWTNLWVSHGNPVMAVAIALLVFPKLALGLSGFETGVAVMPQVLGKADDTEENPAGRIRGTRRMLTTAAVIMSAFLLTTSFITVVLIPEQEFQPGGQANGRALAFLAHEYLGVGFGSVYDISTIAILWFAGASAMAGLLNLVPRYLPRYGMAPAWAKAVRPLVLVFTLVGFLITFIFKADVDAQGGAYATGVLVLMTSAAVAVTLSARRHGQRNLTVGFGAITVVFAYTTVANIFERPEGIRIAAIFILGIIVISLLSRIRRSFELHATRVHLDQQALEFMSSTLDGPIAIIAHEPLRMTAEAYRDKLESAIEVSHLPLAGDALFLEVVVDDSSDFETELHVKGVNRHGYHILEVHGPVVPNTIASVLLHIRDITGLMPHIYFRWTEGNPINNLVRFLFLGEGEIAPVTREVLREAVPDVTQRPWVHVG